ataaattttttttttaacaagtcggcaatctcccaccaaggtagagtgacccaaaaagaaagaaaatccccaaaaagaaaatactttcatcatcattcaacactttcaccacactcacacataatcactgtttttgcagaggtgctcagaatacaacagcttagaagcatataggtataaagacacacaacatatccctccaaactgccaatatcccgaacacATTTATGATGAACTCTTGACTGTtgtgattaatttttttttcttttgaaaatatcactggggcctcacagtacctgtagctcaggggacCACAAATTCTTAATCCAGCTCTTGACTACATGCAGCACGTTTACATTGTACATTTGGAACTGCTGATAGAAATGAAatgtaatacagcctctcctcacttaatgacggagttccgttcctaaaacCACGTCAGTAAATGAGTTCGTCACTAAGCAAGGAGCACACTATAATGAtcgtgggtttgtgtcaaccattgtttatattattttaatgtcacctttgcaccatttataacatttttagtatacttatttttaaatatttatacagtagtgtactgtatattgtaataaacagaatagaggaaatcagctctaatatacattatttaggtattcaTACTGGTCAGAGACCCCGTCATAAGTCCGAattgtcggtaaacgagtatgttactaagtgaggagaggctgtaataacaAATTTGCATTAAGCAAACCTATATAAAGAAAGGAGAAATCTGTAGTGTTTTTCCACAGTGGCAGAACAATGAACTGGGATACAAGAGGAGCTAATTAGTACATTACAAATATTATATTAACAAAAAGCATTAAACTCATGTCATTCTGTGCTACATGAGGTGACGAGTTTGTGAGAGGAGAGGGGACCAGCAGAGCGCTTAAGCAAGGACATCAAGTAGAAATTCTAGGATGGTTAAAGTTGATATAGAAAATCAGAGTCAGTAAGGCCACATTTGCTATTAATTCAACAAAATTATATGACACTAAATACAGAAGACATGACAGAGtatagctctgctgctgtagATGCAAacaccagtacagtggacccccgcataacgatcacctccgaatgcgaccaattatgtaagtgtatttatgtaagtgcgtttgtacgtgtatgtttgggggtctgaaatggactaatctacttcacaatattccttatgggaacaaattcggtcagtactggcacctgaacatacttctggagtgaaaaaatatcgttaaccgggggtccactgtatatgtacttctgttcctgtagctacaaagGTAATTACAGTGTTTAACTTACAAATACAATTAACTTTATAGATCTTACACAGTGCTGAATGACCCTGATGATTTAGtgtttagttttgattataataataataatgtcaccctgcctcggtgggagacggccgacttgttgaaaaaaaaaaaaataatgtcttACAGAACAGGAACTTTTTTAGCTTATACatttacacagcaacacacaagaaGTTACTAACAAGAGGCATTGACAATTCAAATCGAGAATTCCCTGGCCCATCTCCTGAGCCTTCTGCGTCAGACATAATCTTGCCTTCCTGAGCAATGGTCAGCGGATCCTCACTGTGAATTATGTGTCCCTCTCTAGTTAATATCTCTATATGTTCACTCTTTATGAATGATGACTGGGAGGCTTCAATCACTGTGTCGTCTCCTTCCTGGGTTACCATGGACGACTCTGACACTGTTCCCTCTCTGTCACTTTTGCTGCTGTTCAGTTTTCCATCCTCAGTGTTTTTATTCTTTCTCTGAAAAATTTTCTCAGAGTTACCAGAATTGGTGTATCTTGGTGACACATCTGCATAGCTGAGAGTCTTCTCCATCTGACTCTGGTCAGTAACTGCTTCTACATATTGCAAGTCCCCCTCTTCAGTGTACCTCATTGTGATTTCTtcatcataattattatttaaaTGGTCACTAGTCGCATCCTCTACCACTTCAATTTTGACATTCTGTGTATCTCCTGAAGTCAAAGAATTTTTGATGTCACGTTCTCGCTGTAATCGTTGAAGGCGGCGCCAAACAGTTGTCTTTGATACCTGCAAAAATTTTGCTCTAATTAAAATAGTATCAGTTTTGACTAAAAACATCACTACAGTATAATGACAATTATGAAACCTGGtagaaaataataaataaaaattgaAAACAAAAGATTTCTAACATGACACAAAGGTTTTAGAATTAAAAAAGGTTAATACAACATTGCCTGGGCACGGCACCAACTTCACCCATGGTTTGTTATGTATTTACATGTAGCGGAGATACACCAGGAAAGAGTGCAAatatggagtgtgagcagggtaatattttgtgaagggattcagggtaacccggttagccagacttgagtcctggaaattcaaattcaaattcaaattcaaagtttattctctataaggattacaatgttgaatttacagaatttggttattgtatggtttacatgtagttaaataatgattacagagtgtaccactagaacgcctagcatggtt
The genomic region above belongs to Cherax quadricarinatus isolate ZL_2023a unplaced genomic scaffold, ASM3850222v1 Contig3514, whole genome shotgun sequence and contains:
- the LOC138852038 gene encoding uncharacterized protein, which gives rise to VSKTTVWRRLQRLQRERDIKNSLTSGDTQNVKIEVVEDATSDHLNNNYDEEITMRYTEEGDLQYVEAVTDQSQMEKTLSYADVSPRYTNSGNSEKIFQRKNKNTEDGKLNSSKSDREGTVSESSMVTQEGDDTVIEASQSSFIKSEHIEILTREGHIIHSEDPLTIAQEGKIMSDAEGSGDGPGNSRFELSMPLMNLTSGEYQVVGSEIVIGGQQMVVLESQDASHTHHHNPDHHHHLVVASFAQMERLEDLSKVQRTVEVDNLEPSLQQGEDKVDASMESSENLP